acaatacaatcacatgagaaaaattacgctgtgtcatttttactggatactagtacggttgtattacaaacttctgctaccataatcaagctactggcttaaaggcatttttatcatctataaaatcatttaccgtatagtaagctttacctagcaaacagcgcttaacatgtgacttaaatttgccgagtggcaagttcactacatcaatggggattttgttataaaaacgtgtacagttcccaacgaaagacgtactaaccttacggagacggtggaaggGCACGGCTAGTTTGTTTGTTTCTAGTGTCATAGTTATGGatatcactgttaagcttgtattcatggatgtttttcctagcatacataatattctcaagtatgtactgagaggcaacggtaagaatgttcacctctttgaatttctctcttagtgaagctcgagcgcccagtccatatatggaacgtacagctcgcttttgcagcacaaatatcgtctgaatatctgcggctttaccccataacagaattccatacgacataacactatggaagtaaccaaagtataccagcctggccgtctctacgtttgttagctgtctgattctccttactgcgtaggcagctgaactaagtttgttagctaaagtagcaatatgtgcgtgccattgcagttttgagtctaaagtgactcccaggaaaacagtttggtcttcaaactccagcgtatcaccttttatttggattttgctgttatttatctgcttgacgttaggtaacgcaaacttgatgcatttggttttcttggcgttcaaaagtagattgtttgccgtaaaccagttaactatagttgatagggcatcattaatactgtcgaagctattttccttcctgtccactttgaatataagagaagtgtcatccgcaaataacactatatcatgtctgcctttaacaagagtgggtaggtcattaatatatactaaaaagaggaagggaccaagaattgaaccttgaggcactccgaGGGCTACCGGGGACCCCGCCGAATGAGTTCCATTAATAACTACTCTCTGAGTCCTATCCGACAGATATGATGAGACTAAGTCGAGGGCACCGGCTTTTATCCCGTAGTGGCTtaattttcgttttaaattttcgtgatctacgcaatcaaatgccttggacagatcacagaaaattccaacagcatcttgagcttTTTCCCAAGCGTCAAAGATGTGCTTTAGGAGTACCGCACCAGCGTCAGTGGTTGATCGACCtttggtaaaaccaaattgattgcTATCAAGCAGTTTATTTCTGTTGAAATGCGACAGCagttgatttaaaataagtttctcaaacactttgctTAATGCAGGTAGTATTGAAATCAGCCTAAAGTTCGTAGGATCTGTcttcgttcctgatttaaacaacgggataattttgctatgtttcataaTATCTGGAAAAGTGCCAACATCAATGcatctgttgaaaatctcagctaaataTGGTGCAATAGATTCAATAATGGAATGCAAAACTTTGACTGACAGgccccatagatcttcagttttctttaaattcagTGATCTAAAAGTCTTAAGAACTATGTTCGGAGTGATATACGAAAATTTGAAGAATTCTGTACATTCCGCTACATTTCTCTTCAAAATTTCTTCAGCGACATCTGGCGACGAATTAAGAGACTTTGTTGTTTCTACcggtatattcgagaaaaacTGCTCAAAATGATCTGCCACTTCACGGTCGGAACTTACTAAAGCGTCACCAATTCGTAGCTTGTAGTGCGGATCCTTCATTTTACGTTTCCCAGTTTCATTGCCGATCACCTGCCAGGCAGTTTTAACCTTATCACTAGAATTTAGGATCTTTTTAGACAAGTGATTAGCTTTCGCGGCGACACACATCATCTTaaaagattttgaaaaattccgaACATGCTCCAGAAATTCCGGCCTTTTATCAGTGGCTTTTAAATCGTATAAGTCGTAGAGTTGGCGTCTTGTCTTATGAATATCCGGCGTAGCCCAGTCGCTAAATTTAGTCTTGGTCCTGCTTTTTACTTTCTTTTTAGTGAAACAGACATCAAATTCATTTTTAATGCAGTTAAATAAATCAGAACTCAAACAATTGGGGTTTTCTTGCGTACATGAAAGACAACATAATCGTTTGGTAAcattacgattaaataaatctagGAGCCTTTGAGAGATTGGCCTACATAAAgtatcttgcggaatttcttGTTTTCTCATTGAAAGAAGCTTTTAGACCACAGTGATCAGAACTTAGGTTGTTAATAACAGATTTACTAATCGCATCCTTGTTACTAAAAATGTTATCTATACATGTAGCACTGGTTGCTGTGATTCGAGTGGGTTCGCAGAATAAGTTAACCAAGTTAAAGGATTTGAAGGTGTTTAATAACCTTCCACATAATGGCGAATGTTCAAGTATGTTGACATTAAAATCGCCACACACAATTATACTTTTTTGGGTTCTAAAAACACTACTAAGTACGTCATCTATTACTgattcaaatacattatagTCCGCCGAAGGGGGCCTGTACACGCATATAATGATAAATTGGTCCATCTCAACACAAGAAAGTTCAATTAGTCAAGTTTAAGTTATGCTTAACCATTATTAATGACCCGCCACGGTTACTAGATTTCCTAAAAAAAGAACTAATTATACTATGattcttaaaattaaacataaattcatGTTCTTTAAGCCTGTGCTCAGTAATACAGAGTATGTCAATATTCGACGACTGCAAATACAAATCAATTTCAAGTTCCTTACAAGTGAATCCTTGGATATTTTGGTGAACCAGGTTCAATAAATTGGTTTTACCTATCATACTAGCATCGCAGTGATCAATAAAAATGGAGCCGGCTGGTGCACTCGTTGTCGCTGTTAGTTTAAATTCAAATCACCAGACGGCTTCATCTcgaaactattattattattaaacgcCGTGCTAGCCACGTCGGGGCCTTTAATGTTATACGCTAACAGGTCAGCACATTCTACTAAACATCTCCTCGGTAGGTAGGTTTTCTTATAAGGCATAACAAACTCATCTATAAATTTATTCGTATCAAAATACGAAATCGTACTACTGTACAACgccaaattatataataaagagtTGTAGTGAAACACCCTCTTGTTGACTTTGCTAGACATTCTGTATGGGAGCGCACAAATAATGATCTTCGCAACCTCTTCTCGGTCGACCTTCGACAGAGTAGCGGATAGTTTTAAAATATCTCGCTTAGTACAGTCGACACTGTTCCCTATGAAAACTACGAGCGTGGAGTCGCAGTCAAACTCGCCTGCAGAGATACATTCGATCAGTCGATCGACGGTGGCCCCCGGATGACAGTCGTTGATGACTCGGTGGTTGAGGCGCTCCGCCAGCAGCGCGCCCAGGCCGACGCCCGCCTCGTCACTGTACAGCACGGTGCGGGCggcgcgcgggcgcgggcgcggcggcggtgcCGGGGCAGTGGCGGGCGCACGGCAGGGTGCGGcgcccggcggcggcggcggcggcggcgcagtGGCGGGCGGCGACGGGGCCGGTGAGCCGACGGGCCGCGGCGACGGAGAGGGCTCGACGTAGGTCAGCAGCGCCAGAGCCAGCTTGGCGAGGCTCGGCGGCGAGGGAGCCGACTCgacggcgcgcggcggcggcggggccgGCTCCGCGAGGCGCGACCGTGACGGCGGCGAGGCCGCGGTGCGGACGGCGGGCTCGGGGTCGTGGTGCGGCTCGGACGCGAGGGAGAGGCGCTCGGCGAACAGGGCGCGCAGGGAGGGTGTCCCCGGCGCGGCCGACGCGGCACGCAGCGCGGGCGACTCCGGCTCGACGGGGCGCGTCGTAGGCCGCGGTGACTCCATGCGCAGCGGGTACCCGCCGCCCGGCACTAGAACATCATTCATAAAAGCTATGTATTCCTGCAATGCTTTACTTGAGAGTTCCTCTTTATTATTGAGGTCTTTTAACTTTAGTTCTAATTTTCTTATTTCATTAGAGCGATGATTCAACTCTTCGACTGTCTGGTCCAATTGATGCTGACAAATTAAAAGTTCATCACTTAAGGCCAAATTACTGAACTTGGAGTGAAATTTCTTGAATACTAAATTATGGCGTTTCAGTAAAAGTTTTGATTTCCTTATGAATCTActtaattttagatattttttgattttgttgGATCCCttcatactaattttattaaCCTCATTGGCGAGACATTTTACAGGACTTGTTAAACTTTCTACTATTGGGGAACACACTGTTTCATTATGAACAAAATCTAACTCAAAACTATTAAGTTctgcaaaaatacttaaattgttATCCGTCGGTCTGGCCTGGCCCGAGCAATACTTGCAAGTCATTTTTGTTTCCGACTCCTCCAGCTGCTGTTCCAGGTCCTGGATGCGTTGCAGTGCCTGCTCGTGTATCTCCTGACATTGCTTGAATCTGTCAACGATGGTCTGTAATTCATCTCGCTGCCCCTGCATATCTTCGAATTCGACATCTTGAGTTGCAAGCTGGGCTTTGAGACTTgtatttgttcgaacaacagaCTCAATTTCCTGCTCACATTCTTCCTGTTCTTGAAGAAGTTTTGTGTTCAACTCATTGGCCGTTTTGAGCTCTCTCTGTAGTTGTTGCATTTTGGCTAGTAGGACGTCCCTGCGTGTTGTCATTTTAGTGGTTGTTGCTGGAAGCATATTTATATGTGAGATATATGAacaaagaaatgtaataatatgaaggcatgtttacaaaaacaacataactaacaTTTTTTGCGGATTTGAGTTTTTGGTATCATAGCATTCGTCTAAGCAGGATCTATACGTAGAGCAAAAGATAGTGTCCAAAAATGACCCCAATTGTCCACACTCAGTCCCCAAAAATATACCCATTTTGCAAAAACTACATATCTACATTGTTttttacaaaaagaacataactgtgaactctttttagtttaCGTAACGTTTTAGGTTATGTAACTGGTAAATAAGTGTACGATTGtaaaaaaatggaaacaaaACTATCGCGTTTGATGTACGTAATAACCTATCCAGAAGTTTCTTTCACATCTTAAAAATGAGTGGAAATAACATTTCATCCCCAGAATCGTTGGAAAGTCTTACCCTAAAGAATATtgctaaaatttttaaaaattaagaaaatgccCAAGAACTTCAATTTAAAACGTGCTTATGAGTCTTCACTTCCCCTTAATCCTCACAAAGTAGGCGACTTGAGAAAATTGATGCAGTTTTTGGTCAAACCATCGAGCCATCAATTCTACCAATCAATTTTGTATTACGTGTCAAGAATCGTCGTCTCTGGAGGTAGATAACGATGACAACAGCAGCGGATGTGAAGATTAAAGTAGATCCACTAGTTTAGTAAGATAAATGATAGAatacaaaacataatttctatagaaacttgttttattttctaacaaaaagaacataactaacaaaattttacaaaaacagcATAACTGACGaacttatttttcatattttttctaaaaataattgTCTTTGAGATGTGTAATCGTGTGTTTCGGAACTAATGGCCACTTACACACTGGTCCAATAGCTAATATATAAGaagacatttagtttttttcgtttcctgtaaattcattcattcatttataatattattaataaaatgtctatgtctatgtctatgtcatgTCTAgtgtagttatgttgtttttgtaaacatgccttCATATGTAATGCTTCTAACAAAATATGGTGACTAAAAAGAAATAAACTATAGTATTTGCAGGTTTTATTTACTATATAAGAAAATCATTGAATAGCCTTTAAAATTCACTATTTTGCAAGTTAAATGATTACCAATGGGTATGATTATGCTGTTTTAAAGTGATCCACAAAGGTATTAGGATGTAATTCAAATGTTAAAAACCTACTATGTTTCAATCAAGTTTCTCCTCTAAAACATGTAAAGTAACCACAAAAGGAAGTATGGCAATGAGTAATTCTTTGCAATATGGGCTAATAAACTAAATACTAGGCTTATAGATAATGAAAACAATACTCATCTGTAAAAATCTTCGGCGAAATACAGTATAATTTTAAATCTGGAACGTTAGGCCGTTGACAGTTGCCTTGTCCTCTGTCGTCGATATTTTGCTTCTTGCGTTTGacgtaatattaaaataacatttgagCACTTTAATTACGACGAGAACTTTCTAATTATCACTAAAACTATGTTATTATtacagtaaaataattaatttaacatttttaaataccgTCGGTGAGATTGCCAATTCCGCTATGTGCATTTTAGCTACTTTTCAGGAGAGACAAAAAATCGATTTACTAGAGAATTAGGTACAAACATCATttcaatttatatccaaaatgtgtcaaaaatagcAAGAAATATGTTGTGTGAAAAAAATGGGAAATAATAAGTCACAAATTAAGATATActcgtttttcttaattttgtgCACATATGGGTATTGGTTTTGAGCTTACTAAATACATATGTGTAAGTCATGCACATAGGAATCATAAATACTGTTCATTTGAGGTTTATCAGAGTAAGTTATGTGCCTTTAgggtaataaaaacaaaacaacatgATCACTTATGTatcagaaataaatgatattatcCAAAGGAAAATGTCAGTATCTGACAAAACTAAAGACCTTCCTTGTCaattactaataatatatatttacgtacataaattcatacaatcacgcccgtatcccataaaggggtaggcagagcacatgaactactcaagtttcagtgccacttttggcaaaaaggggttgaaagaaaacgaaatatacatttataataaaaaaagaacttAAAACTCGTTCTGACTAAATTCAACGTAATTATAACGACAACCTATGCGATAGCGACAtactttgccacatagctgacaagggaagcttgcaaccaatTGAGACGGTTTGCTACGGTACCTTGTTTCCCTATTGtctgcaagtgccgcaaaccaggtccatggatgaacttgcgaccatcttcaATGCACTTACGCCACTCCCTCCGTTTCTTAGCAAGCCTCTCCTAGTTTCGGTAGTCGATCTAAAAGGCAGCCATGtcctatcagctgcaaaagtgcatgccgaatttatcaatgaattcattcctaacttctccatgcacttttgcagctgatagtacctcttGGCGCAGTCTTTGAAGCAAAGCAATGACCTCTCAACATCTTTTTTGGCATTTGCTACTGTGCCCAGAAGAACACGGCGTGGTAAACGAGAGGGTTCCATCCTGTGCATATACCCCATCAACGCAGTCGCCTCTGTTTGAGAAGCACGGTCAGACTGGGCAGCGATTTCTAGAACTCTCTGGTTTGACGACCTGTGATGATATGCCCAACATCTTACACAGGCATCGCTTATAGAAGGAGATGCCACGGCGTTTGACTTTGGCATACGTCTCGGATTCGTACAAGAGTATGGTCTATACACAAGCCTGAAAGACTAACACCTTGGTCTTAGTAGTCAGGAGTCTGTTATGCCATACTCGAGCACTAAGCTTCCCAAAAGTGGTAGCTGCCTTGCCGATGCAAATGTCAACCTCTGCCTAGAGCGAAAGATGGTCGGTTATTGTCGTAAAGTGGTCTCCAACAGCGTGCCATCGAGTGGAATTTCTGCCTTGGAGATTGGACCCATCATTAGCTGAAGCTCACAGAGGTAGCAACAAAGGCTGCGTCATCGGCATAAGGTATTGGCATAAAGGCTGCCAATTAAAAGTTCCTTGCGTTTCTTCTGTGATTTGAAGAGTGATGTGTACAACTTCGAACTTTCTATAGACTCTTGTATGCAGATGAATACCAAAGCAGCAAAGACACACACGTTACACGGTAGGAGCCAAAACGCAGCCCTGTCGCACACCTCGGCAGACACACCACCAGGGACTGAGGAATGAAGGAAATCGCTGTGATTCCCCGCACCTGCGCCACCCTCTTGGAAACTGGCCGTTGGAGGTTGAGGAGTTTACATATTTCAGCTTGGACCTTACTCGCGCCTAATGGGGATTCCATCCCGGGCTTGAGTTAGTAGTTTTCCTTCTCGAAGACAAGTGGCTCATCTCCCCTTTAGCTATTAGCTGCTTCGTTTGTGAACTTAGTTGCCTTTTACAACACCCTCGTTCTTCTTACCAGGGTTGGTGCTACTCTTACGCCGGATATACTACACAGTAGATGCTACCTAACTACACCAATaaacaattacttttaaaatagtgttaaagagcaattcccgttaagtttgtacatttggatcacgtctccgattttgataaagattggtaggctgatagagtccatgatgctgagcaatatccactaggtttcccaaaatgtcctatataGTTTGTAtgaaccttccttttttgttaccaaatttctatacattttcggtaataaaaaggaaagtttcatacaatcaacctaggacattttgggaaacctagtggatcttgctcagcatcagtcatcactctatcagcctaccaatctttatcaaaatcggagacgtgatccaaatgtacaaacttaacgggaatagCTGTAAAATAAGTCAGATACGAAGTTATCATAATTTATCAGTATCAAGAACGTTAGAATGAAGTATAATTGTGTTACCCTCTTACTGTGTTAGAAAATGTTTTGCGATAAAtgtgaaaaacttgccgaaaaATCGACGACAAAAAGGTACTTCACAATATTAAACATAATAAGTATGACACCTTTACGGTTAAAATATTTagctttgaaaaaataaattgaaaaataaagatATATGACCGAAACTCATAAGCACACTAAGCAACAACCCATACTAAATCCACACATGTGCAGTAGTAATTATCAATTTCGTTTATTTTACTTGGTTACCAAAACCTATATGTGCTtggaagtacatgtgtatttatttttggggCTAAAATCACAAATGTGTTTAGTTAAAACATGATCCAAGTAGAATTTGCGTATGCTGGTTTTTGCATTAGACgtggaatacaattttaaaggcaaatctgcaaaaaacgaaaaatcgaaaaaatgCACATAACGGAATTGGCAATCTCAACGACGATACGTCGAGCTAATTTGACGTTTACTCCCGGCGGTGTTGCCagggaaaaaaaaagaatgaaTTTTAGAAATCGTACATTGTTGCATTAAAATCAACCTTGCTCAATAACCATCGCCCAACCCATCTCCGATCCGACCACTGCTCCGTTTACAAGTATAACAAAAAGGATAGAAAATACTACTGCTGCGAGACCCGCGTAGGATCCAAGTCACTGCTCAAATTGTTAGGTTTGTAGTATACTCTGCTGATATTGCCACTTCATTTGCACTTGGCAGCGACAAGCGGTGGCATCATGGCAGTATGCATTGCCCCTAAATATACATAGTCATCTTAGGCTAGGAACGCACTTAGCAGCTAGCCGCACTGTGGCTGACCGCACGGCTAACCGGGCGCCAaaaattgtatgtaagtattaaCCGTATGATCTAAACGCAGTTTTCGGCTGCCATCCAACCGGCCCCTCAGACGGGTAGCCGGACGGTCAATGTTCGTACTACGCGGTTTCAATGCGGTTGCCAGATTTGCAGCAGGTCGCtcgtaaatattataaataccgACAGCCTCTTCGACGTCCTTCTTGGAAATGATAGAGTCGACACGACCGCCGCGCCGTGCGGTCGCTTTGCGCACTATCCGGCTGGACGCGCCGCGGCTGCTTTGGTTTAACGTTTGGTGTAACGGTTTTTTATGAATTAAAAGAAAGTTTTCAACATaagtgtacgattttatttttcctgtaatattcactATAATAGCCATGATTAGTGAAAATTTCACAAAtgtatgttggtaaacttcgcaGATAAGAAGGGGaggatggtattttttttttacattttccttcaaaaaaaatttttttttctacaaccaaaaaattataaaaatagttttgatatgtacagtttgagctctttctaacgataccccacttgacctagttacttgaaatttacagtttggccCCCTTTCGTTTTGGtcattttctgtaattaatattaataaataataaaaaaaatactttcaatttgtagagattaacgatgttcataagaaatccaaatttcaaagcgttagcataagtagttctcgagatatttaataatgtgacagacagacagatgtgAATCTTTATTCTGAGTTATTATGTTAGTTAGTTCGAGTCACGGCCGAGGCAAGCATTAGAAAATGTTTGAATGCTGTTttgcttctttttaaaaacaagGGAATGTTTCATTTAAGTAAAATGAGCCAGCTCAGTTTCCCggttacctatcaaaaagtcgaaaattgtaatgtcgaatattagtagcccgaaaacgcttcccattttattaattgccctaagttttgtttgcccgaaagtacttttcccctattattattttctccATTCTTATTTCGCTAtaattttgtttcgcttatgaTTCGAATCAACGCTTATTAAAATGCCtaagaatcatttgacaactactttttgTCCCGTAATGTTTTTaatccgaaatattatttagccgctatatcaaaagttcgaaattcgaattaacACTTGTTAAAATTCCGAAGTATCATTTGACAGCTATTTTGTATggcgtatagttttataattcgaaatattattaagccgctatatcaaaagttcagtaaatccttaattttctaacaaaagtttgttGCCGACCCTCACGGTCGCAGTTATTACTTGACTTAAGAATCCTTGCCATAAGGGTTTATGGCaaaggtttgtttctgtatgatcgcagttctaacctaacctaacccacttttctagcacaagtttgtttctgcatggtcacagtactaacctaacctaacccacttttctagcacaagtttgtttctgtatgatcgcagttctaacctaacctaacccacttttctagcacaagtttgtttctgtatgatcgcagttctaacctaacctaacccacttttctagcacaagtttgtttctgtatggtcacagttctaacctaacctaacccacttttctagcacaagtttgtttctgtatggtcgcagttctaacctaacctaacccacttttctagcaaacgtttgtttccgtgacgtaacctaaccaattttttttgtatttttttttacaatgatattagggaaaatgacatttcgatgtcgcgttagtatcggatttatgaaaaggtggttaacgatacggttgtcaaatgataagattggcaaccgttcttctggttattgatttctataaaatgatattagggaaaatgacatttcgatgttaCGTAGCAtgggatttatgaaaaggtggttaacaaatcggttgtcaaatgataaagttggcaaccgttcttctggatATTGAAtttcgggaaaacgataatgtgggatagcaaactagcgacatattaaaagtatggtaaacaatgtatttggattataaaaattctgtcaaccgttttcggacaagtgataatcggacaaaggattttcgaaacatcgataggttaccCAGTTTCCCTCTTAGAGACTTATCTTTCCATCCTTAAAACACCTTtcaattaatgataacactGATGAATTACCTCTATattggtttcatttatcgccctcatta
This genomic stretch from Leguminivora glycinivorella isolate SPB_JAAS2020 chromosome Z, LegGlyc_1.1, whole genome shotgun sequence harbors:
- the LOC125241380 gene encoding formin-like protein 1 — translated: MTTRRDVLLAKMQQLQRELKTANELNTKLLQEQEECEQEIESVVRTNTSLKAQLATQDVEFEDMQGQRDELQTIVDRFKQCQEIHEQALQRIQDLEQQLEESETKMTCKYCSGQHQLDQTVEELNHRSNEIRKLELKLKDLNNKEELSSKALQEYIAFMNDVLVPGGGYPLRMESPRPTTRPVEPESPALRAASAAPGTPSLRALFAERLSLASEPHHDPEPAVRTAASPPSRSRLAEPAPPPPRAVESAPSPPSLAKLALALLTYVEPSPSPRPVGSPAPSPPATAPPPPPPPGAAPCRAPATAPAPPPRPRPRAARTVLYSDEAGVGLGALLAERLNHRVINDCHPGATVDRLIECISAGEFDCDSTLVVFIGNSVDFSSVVGMVGVLMCGTHEPSAAELAGGDPAQEVEPLLSDAHRPLSAFS